Proteins from one Deinococcus actinosclerus genomic window:
- a CDS encoding rhodanese-related sulfurtransferase, protein MPSSAPFVVAALYQFRAVADPAGLRERLLAMGEARGLCGTLIVASEGINGTVAGSRSGIDALHAALLAEGFAGLEYKESGASAQPFKRFKVRLKREIVTLGVPVAPEREVGQYVEAGDWNALIESEDVVVIDTRNRYEVKAGTFRGAVDPGIESFREFPAWLDEHAEELRGKRVAMFCTGGIRCEKSTSLLRQRGYRDVFHLRGGILQYLEDVPEEQSRWDGECFVFDGRVTVGHGLREGAAVMCHSCGWPLGEAERAHALFEEGVSCEHCHARTTLEQKAAFRERQRHFDRQGQEGCGA, encoded by the coding sequence ATGCCTTCTTCCGCGCCGTTCGTGGTGGCGGCGCTGTATCAGTTCCGGGCGGTGGCGGACCCGGCGGGTCTGCGGGAGCGGCTGCTGGCGATGGGTGAGGCCAGGGGGCTGTGCGGGACGCTGATCGTGGCGTCCGAGGGGATCAACGGGACGGTCGCGGGAAGCCGCTCGGGGATTGACGCGCTGCATGCGGCGCTGCTCGCCGAGGGCTTCGCGGGGCTGGAGTACAAGGAGTCCGGCGCGTCGGCACAGCCTTTTAAGCGGTTCAAGGTGCGGCTGAAGCGGGAGATCGTGACGCTGGGCGTGCCGGTCGCGCCGGAGCGGGAGGTCGGGCAGTACGTCGAGGCGGGCGACTGGAACGCGCTGATCGAGTCGGAGGACGTGGTCGTGATCGACACGCGCAACCGGTACGAGGTGAAGGCCGGGACGTTCCGGGGTGCGGTGGATCCGGGGATCGAGTCGTTCCGGGAGTTTCCCGCGTGGCTGGATGAGCATGCGGAGGAGTTGCGGGGGAAGCGCGTGGCGATGTTCTGCACGGGGGGCATCCGCTGCGAGAAGAGCACGAGCCTGCTGCGGCAGCGCGGGTACCGGGACGTGTTTCACCTGCGCGGCGGGATTCTGCAATATCTGGAGGACGTGCCCGAGGAGCAGAGCCGCTGGGACGGCGAGTGTTTCGTGTTCGACGGGCGCGTGACGGTCGGGCATGGGCTGCGGGAGGGCGCGGCGGTGATGTGTCATTCGTGCGGCTGGCCGCTGGGTGAGGCCGAGCGGGCGCACGCGCTGTTCGAGGAGGGGGTGAGCTGCGAGCACTGCCACGCGCGGACCACGCTGGAGCAGAAGGCGGCGTTCCGGGAGCGGCAGCGGCACTTCGACCGCCAGGGGCAGGAGGGGTGCGGGGCGTGA
- a CDS encoding DUF305 domain-containing protein encodes MNRRGALVVLAALGVGGALLLAQPRPVTPAPDSPEVRFVQDMRMHHDQAVTMSVLVLKVARDRSVRSLALDIQLGQEEQNRQMEAWLRRWNAPDGAPPGAMHAGMMGLATPDELLSLKTLPVREAETQFLRLMLRHHQGALLMARPLTGSPQPLVAGLARQVTAAQGGEIHTLGSLLRAREATPLPAPAGMSHH; translated from the coding sequence ATGAACCGGCGCGGCGCGCTGGTCGTCCTGGCGGCCCTGGGGGTGGGCGGCGCGCTGCTGCTCGCCCAGCCCCGCCCGGTCACCCCTGCGCCGGACAGTCCGGAGGTGCGGTTCGTGCAGGACATGCGCATGCACCACGATCAGGCGGTCACCATGAGCGTCCTCGTGCTGAAGGTCGCGCGGGACCGTTCGGTGCGCTCCCTGGCGCTCGATATCCAGCTGGGTCAGGAGGAGCAGAACCGGCAGATGGAGGCGTGGCTGCGCCGCTGGAACGCCCCGGACGGCGCGCCGCCCGGCGCGATGCACGCGGGCATGATGGGCCTCGCCACACCCGATGAACTCCTCTCGCTGAAGACCCTGCCGGTCCGCGAGGCCGAAACGCAGTTCCTGCGCCTGATGCTCCGCCACCACCAGGGCGCGCTGCTCATGGCGCGGCCCCTGACCGGCAGCCCGCAGCCGCTCGTCGCTGGTCTGGCCCGGCAGGTCACCGCCGCGCAGGGTGGCGAGATCCACACCCTGGGCAGCCTGCTGCGCGCGCGTGAGGCCACGCCGCTGCCCGCACCGGCCGGCATGTCCCACCACTGA
- a CDS encoding DUF402 domain-containing protein has translation MKRKVFDLRPWARVTRHDQTVLHVPGHVIVDFVAHEVHRPLDVPIPGQAGLRRVLDSGYRWVRAHPTSGEGVPGSALTVQLDPSGRPVQFYIDLHGGEGWHDSGHPWHDDLYLDVIGHPAEHDPWVIDATAIIDGDELDEAVTQGLVSPDQADATWAHARQVEAQLRSGTYPPLHVLKRYLEDPYT, from the coding sequence ATGAAACGGAAAGTCTTCGACCTGCGGCCCTGGGCGCGCGTGACCCGGCACGACCAGACCGTCCTGCACGTTCCCGGGCACGTGATCGTGGACTTCGTGGCCCACGAGGTGCACCGTCCGCTGGACGTCCCCATTCCCGGTCAGGCCGGCCTGAGGCGCGTCCTCGACAGCGGCTACCGCTGGGTGCGCGCCCACCCCACCAGCGGCGAGGGCGTCCCGGGCAGCGCCCTGACCGTGCAGCTCGATCCCAGCGGCCGCCCCGTGCAGTTCTACATCGACCTGCACGGCGGCGAGGGCTGGCACGACAGCGGCCACCCCTGGCACGACGACCTGTACCTCGACGTGATCGGCCACCCCGCCGAGCACGACCCCTGGGTGATCGACGCGACCGCCATCATCGACGGGGACGAACTCGACGAGGCCGTCACGCAGGGCCTCGTCAGCCCCGATCAGGCGGACGCCACCTGGGCACACGCCCGGCAGGTCGAGGCCCAGCTCCGGTCGGGAACCTATCCGCCCCTGCACGTCCTGAAACGCTACCTGGAAGACCCGTACACCTGA
- a CDS encoding phosphoribosylglycinamide formyltransferase, producing the protein MKLGFLASHGGSAARHLVGACQRGELDATPVALVSNNSRSPALAWAREAGLAVAHLSSAKYPDPDDLDAAILGVLVGAGADTLVLSGYMREIGPRVLAHFAGRLVNIHPSLLPRHGGRGMYGDRVHESVLASGDAESGATVHLVTAGIDEGPILAQARVPVLPGDDLTSLKARVQATEGDLMLRAVRSLA; encoded by the coding sequence ATGAAACTCGGCTTTCTCGCCTCGCACGGCGGCAGCGCCGCGCGGCACCTCGTCGGAGCCTGCCAGCGCGGTGAGCTGGACGCCACGCCGGTCGCGCTGGTCAGCAACAACAGCCGCTCCCCGGCCCTGGCCTGGGCGCGCGAGGCGGGGCTCGCCGTCGCGCACCTCAGCAGCGCGAAGTACCCCGACCCGGACGACCTGGACGCCGCCATCCTGGGCGTCTTGGTGGGCGCGGGCGCGGACACGCTGGTCCTCAGCGGCTACATGCGCGAGATCGGCCCGCGCGTCCTGGCGCACTTCGCGGGTCGCCTCGTGAACATCCACCCCAGCCTGCTGCCCCGCCACGGCGGGCGCGGCATGTACGGCGACCGCGTCCACGAGAGCGTCCTCGCCAGCGGTGACGCGGAGAGCGGCGCCACCGTGCACCTCGTCACCGCCGGGATCGACGAGGGGCCCATCCTCGCCCAGGCCCGCGTGCCCGTCCTGCCGGGCGACGACCTCACCAGCCTCAAGGCGCGTGTGCAGGCCACCGAGGGCGACCTCATGCTGCGCGCCGTGCGCAGCCTCGCGTAG
- a CDS encoding dipeptidase: protein MTTPDLSALLDRDRANAELFDLLRLPSVSADPTRTADMAATAEFLRAKLAGLGFTARIDPTAGHPVVYAERLNAPHKPTVLIYGHYDVQPETPLEEWVTPPFEPTVRDGRIYARGSTDDKGQAYAHVKGVELLLSQGELPVNVKFLLEGEEEIGSPNLEPYLRDHADELKADVIVISDGSRFAPDVPTITYGVRGLSYVEIHVQGANRDLHSGSYGGAAPNPINALAEIITRLKDDQGRVTIPGFYDGIDELTDTERQMWADLPHDDAAFAASIGVPALPGEAGYSTLERLWGRPTLDVNGIWGGYQGEGSKTVIAAKAGAKVSMRLVPGQDPERITGLISEYVPTLAPAGTTAVVHPHHGGRPFKFDLNSPYNLAANRALKRVFGREAVFARTGGSIPIVAAFNDLLHAPVLFVDLGLNEDAPHSPNESFAVSDYHNGILTSAYLLQELGAPTSAE, encoded by the coding sequence ATGACCACGCCTGATCTGAGTGCCCTGCTCGACCGTGACCGCGCCAATGCGGAGCTGTTCGACCTGCTGCGCCTTCCCTCCGTCAGCGCCGATCCTACCCGCACGGCCGACATGGCCGCCACCGCCGAGTTCCTGCGCGCCAAACTGGCGGGCCTGGGCTTCACGGCCCGCATCGACCCCACCGCCGGGCATCCCGTCGTGTACGCCGAGCGCCTGAACGCCCCACACAAACCCACCGTCCTGATCTACGGCCACTACGACGTGCAGCCCGAGACGCCGCTGGAGGAATGGGTCACGCCGCCCTTCGAGCCCACCGTGCGGGACGGGCGCATCTACGCGCGCGGCAGCACCGACGACAAGGGACAGGCGTACGCGCACGTCAAGGGCGTGGAACTGCTGCTCTCGCAGGGCGAACTGCCCGTGAACGTGAAATTCCTGCTTGAAGGCGAGGAGGAGATCGGCAGCCCGAACCTCGAACCGTACCTGCGCGACCACGCCGACGAACTGAAAGCCGACGTGATCGTCATCAGCGACGGGAGCCGCTTCGCGCCCGACGTGCCCACCATCACCTACGGCGTGCGCGGCCTGAGCTACGTCGAGATTCACGTCCAGGGCGCCAACCGCGACCTGCACAGCGGCAGCTACGGCGGCGCCGCCCCCAACCCCATCAACGCGCTGGCCGAGATCATCACGCGCCTCAAGGACGACCAGGGCCGCGTCACCATCCCTGGCTTCTACGACGGCATCGACGAGCTGACCGACACCGAGCGCCAGATGTGGGCCGACCTGCCCCACGACGACGCCGCGTTCGCCGCGAGCATCGGCGTGCCCGCCCTGCCCGGCGAGGCCGGCTACAGCACCCTCGAGCGCCTGTGGGGCCGCCCCACCCTCGACGTGAACGGCATCTGGGGCGGCTACCAGGGTGAGGGCAGCAAGACCGTCATCGCCGCCAAGGCCGGCGCGAAGGTCAGCATGCGCCTCGTCCCCGGCCAGGACCCCGAACGCATCACGGGGCTGATCAGCGAGTACGTCCCCACCCTCGCGCCAGCAGGCACCACCGCCGTTGTGCACCCCCACCACGGCGGCCGCCCCTTCAAGTTCGACCTGAACAGCCCCTACAACCTCGCCGCCAACCGCGCCCTCAAGCGCGTCTTCGGCCGTGAAGCCGTGTTCGCCCGCACCGGTGGGAGCATCCCGATCGTGGCGGCCTTCAACGACCTGCTGCACGCCCCCGTGCTGTTCGTGGACCTCGGCCTGAACGAGGACGCCCCCCACAGCCCCAACGAGAGCTTCGCCGTCAGCGACTACCACAACGGCATCCTCACCAGCGCCTACCTCCTGCAGGAACTCGGCGCGCCCACCAGCGCCGAATGA
- the hspR gene encoding heat shock protein transcriptional repressor HspR, fused homodimer type: MPSDAKNRPVYVISVAAELVDMHPQTLRLYERKGLIRPGRSSGKTRLYSERDIEHLREIRRLTQELGVNLAGVEEVMRLQHELDDMQGEFEAEIERIEGELREQAQRPEALPAPDGRLDPRDRPVYVISIAAELVDMHPQTLRLYERKQLIRPGRSSGKTRLYSERDIEHLREIRRLTQELGVNLAGVEEIMRLRHQLDATRLGLESNVRRIQEDITERMTKWRTLPQGEEAGDGAEQD; this comes from the coding sequence ATGCCCAGTGACGCGAAAAACCGGCCAGTGTACGTGATCTCCGTGGCGGCGGAACTGGTGGACATGCACCCCCAGACGCTGCGCCTGTACGAACGCAAGGGCCTGATCCGCCCCGGGCGCAGCAGTGGCAAGACGCGGCTGTACAGCGAACGCGACATCGAGCACCTGCGCGAGATCCGCCGCCTGACCCAGGAACTCGGCGTGAACCTCGCGGGCGTCGAGGAGGTCATGCGCCTCCAGCACGAGCTCGACGACATGCAGGGCGAGTTCGAGGCGGAGATCGAGCGGATCGAGGGGGAGCTGCGCGAGCAGGCCCAGCGGCCCGAGGCGCTGCCCGCCCCGGACGGCCGGCTCGATCCGCGCGACCGGCCGGTGTACGTGATCAGCATCGCGGCGGAACTGGTGGACATGCATCCTCAGACGCTGCGCCTGTACGAGCGCAAGCAGCTGATCCGCCCGGGGCGCAGCAGCGGCAAGACGCGGCTGTACAGCGAACGCGACATCGAGCATCTGCGCGAGATCCGCCGCCTGACCCAGGAACTCGGCGTGAACCTCGCGGGTGTCGAGGAGATCATGCGGCTGCGCCACCAGCTGGACGCGACGCGCCTGGGCCTGGAGAGCAACGTGCGGCGCATTCAGGAGGACATCACCGAGCGGATGACGAAGTGGCGGACCCTGCCGCAGGGCGAAGAGGCGGGGGACGGTGCGGAGCAGGACTGA
- a CDS encoding metallophosphoesterase, with protein sequence MRPLWVVGDVHGAYDKLRATLLRAGLIDFDGSWTAGDTHLVFLGDYVDRGPHGLEVIRLVRSLEVQAKEVGGQVTALLGNHEVMFLAALVFRHQDPLDRLGYRQYWLENGGQLRDADLLEPSDLAWLSSRPVMAASHGCLLIHADSMMYVRLGSTLEEVNAEVARLLSAPDADEWGLFLNWFTERLAFALAQGEAKARRTLQTFGGQRIVHGHTPVYVLLDETLHGPTLGAGAPVPYANRLCVAMDSGMAYREDAGFIARLNQHGIAEVVAFPGGALY encoded by the coding sequence ATGAGACCCCTGTGGGTGGTGGGGGACGTCCACGGCGCGTACGACAAGCTGCGCGCCACGCTGCTGCGCGCGGGCCTGATCGACTTCGACGGTTCGTGGACGGCCGGGGACACCCATCTGGTGTTCCTGGGCGACTACGTGGACCGGGGGCCGCACGGCCTGGAGGTCATCCGGCTGGTGCGCAGCCTGGAGGTGCAGGCGAAGGAGGTCGGCGGGCAGGTGACGGCGCTGCTGGGCAACCACGAGGTGATGTTCCTGGCGGCGCTGGTGTTCCGGCATCAGGATCCGCTCGACCGCCTGGGGTACCGGCAGTACTGGCTGGAGAACGGGGGGCAGCTGCGGGACGCGGATCTGCTCGAACCCAGCGACCTGGCGTGGCTGTCGTCGCGGCCGGTCATGGCCGCGTCGCACGGGTGCCTGCTCATTCACGCCGACAGCATGATGTACGTGCGGCTGGGCAGCACCCTGGAGGAGGTCAATGCCGAGGTGGCGCGCCTGCTCTCGGCCCCGGACGCCGACGAGTGGGGGCTGTTCCTGAACTGGTTCACGGAGCGGCTGGCGTTCGCGCTGGCCCAGGGTGAGGCGAAGGCGCGGCGCACCCTCCAGACCTTCGGGGGGCAGCGGATCGTGCACGGCCACACCCCGGTGTACGTGCTGCTGGATGAGACGCTGCACGGCCCGACGCTGGGGGCGGGCGCGCCGGTGCCCTACGCGAACCGGCTGTGCGTGGCGATGGACAGCGGCATGGCGTACCGCGAGGACGCGGGTTTCATCGCGCGGCTCAACCAGCACGGGATCGCGGAGGTGGTGGCCTTTCCCGGGGGCGCGCTGTACTGA
- a CDS encoding ABC transporter ATP-binding protein yields the protein MKHSERQTAGPPALRLSGITKRFPGVVANDAVELTVHAGEVLALLGENGAGKSTLISILYGLYQPDEGAVELAGQPVRIGSPAQARRLGIGLVPQHPLLVSRHTVAENLALGRVGGLFPARRVAGQVRELSARYGLEVNPDARVSDLSPGEKQRVEIVRALLGGARVLILDEPTSVLTPQEAEGLFRVMRELKADGRSLIFISHKLDEVLSVADRVTVLRRGRVVGGVSTQGATRESLAELMVGRSVDFTRKRAGGPAADAGALLSVRDLSAQGARGLHALRGVSFELRRGEVLGVAGIAGNGQSELVEVLAGLHAATGSVTLDGQALTGDAAARFRSGVAHIPEDRIHSGTVPSMTVAENLALRDFERPPLARGLARDIAATDERARREVEAYAVATPGIHTPTRLLSGGNIQKLILARELAGQPKLILAVHPTYGLDIGATDQVHRVLLDRAGDGAGVLLVSEDLDELLSLSDRVAVMVGGSLLGPFPVAEVTRESLGLLMGGAHPHSLPGATQGVGA from the coding sequence GTGAAGCATTCGGAGAGGCAGACGGCTGGCCCACCCGCGTTGCGGCTGAGCGGCATCACGAAACGGTTCCCGGGCGTCGTGGCGAACGACGCGGTGGAGCTGACCGTCCACGCGGGCGAGGTGCTGGCCCTGCTGGGCGAGAACGGCGCAGGGAAAAGCACCCTGATCTCGATCCTGTACGGCCTGTACCAGCCCGACGAGGGCGCGGTGGAGCTGGCGGGGCAGCCGGTGCGGATCGGCAGTCCGGCGCAGGCGCGGCGGCTCGGGATCGGGCTGGTGCCGCAGCATCCGCTGCTGGTGTCGCGGCACACCGTGGCGGAGAATCTGGCGCTGGGCCGCGTGGGCGGGCTGTTCCCGGCGCGGCGCGTGGCGGGGCAGGTCCGTGAACTGTCCGCCCGGTACGGGCTGGAGGTGAACCCGGACGCGCGCGTGTCGGACCTGTCGCCCGGCGAGAAGCAGCGCGTGGAGATCGTGCGGGCCCTGCTGGGCGGCGCGCGGGTGCTGATCCTCGACGAGCCCACCAGCGTGCTGACCCCGCAGGAGGCCGAGGGCCTGTTCCGCGTGATGCGCGAACTGAAGGCGGACGGACGCAGCCTGATCTTCATCTCGCACAAGCTGGACGAGGTGCTCTCGGTGGCGGACCGCGTGACGGTGCTGCGCCGCGGCAGGGTCGTGGGCGGCGTATCCACGCAGGGCGCGACCCGTGAGAGCCTCGCGGAACTGATGGTGGGCCGCAGCGTGGACTTCACCCGCAAGCGCGCGGGTGGCCCGGCCGCCGACGCGGGCGCGCTGCTGAGCGTGCGGGACCTGAGCGCGCAGGGCGCGCGGGGCCTGCACGCCCTGCGCGGCGTGAGTTTCGAGCTGCGCCGGGGCGAGGTGCTGGGCGTGGCCGGGATCGCCGGGAACGGCCAGAGCGAACTGGTGGAGGTCCTGGCGGGCCTGCACGCGGCGACCGGCTCGGTCACGCTGGACGGGCAGGCGCTGACCGGGGACGCGGCGGCGCGCTTCCGGTCGGGCGTGGCGCACATTCCCGAGGACCGCATTCACAGCGGCACGGTGCCGAGCATGACGGTCGCGGAGAACCTCGCCCTGCGGGACTTCGAGCGGCCCCCACTGGCGCGCGGACTGGCGCGGGACATTGCCGCCACGGACGAGCGGGCGCGGCGCGAGGTGGAGGCCTACGCGGTCGCCACGCCGGGCATTCACACGCCCACGCGGCTGCTGTCGGGCGGGAACATCCAGAAGCTGATCCTGGCGCGGGAACTGGCGGGGCAGCCGAAACTGATCCTGGCGGTGCACCCGACCTACGGGCTGGACATCGGCGCGACCGATCAGGTGCACCGGGTGCTGCTGGACCGCGCGGGGGACGGCGCGGGCGTCCTGCTGGTCAGTGAGGATCTGGACGAACTGCTCAGCCTCTCGGACCGCGTGGCGGTCATGGTGGGCGGCTCGCTGCTGGGGCCGTTCCCGGTGGCCGAGGTCACGCGCGAGTCGCTGGGCCTCCTGATGGGCGGCGCGCACCCCCACAGCCTGCCCGGAGCCACACAGGGGGTGGGCGCGTGA
- a CDS encoding ABC transporter permease: protein MRFVAVTAPSAARTALVTVASVVVALLVCALVFALAGQSPAEVYGTMLRGTLGDPTGLAEVGRRTIPLLLIGAGLALAFRAQFFNIGAEGQLLLGAVFAAGTALFLPVPGALLVPAVFVAGFIGGGLWALVAAALRRVNVNEILSTLMLNYIAVALVTYLIAGPWKGKDVRGYIYTDTFPQGAWLPTLSGTQVHWPTLLLGVALALGLQWLLSRSTFGYALRVVGENPGAAHYAGLSSARVATLVALLTGGLAGLAGAGEVAGIHHRLLEASQISLGYGFTAVIVAWLARGNPALCLITAPLMAVILAGGDLLKIDLNLPFRVVDIFSGVILLCLIASEVFVRHRVKWGRA from the coding sequence GTGAGGTTCGTGGCAGTCACGGCCCCCTCGGCGGCCCGCACGGCACTGGTCACGGTGGCGTCGGTGGTCGTGGCGCTGCTGGTCTGCGCGCTGGTGTTCGCGCTGGCGGGGCAGTCCCCGGCGGAGGTGTACGGCACGATGCTGCGCGGCACGCTGGGCGACCCGACCGGGCTGGCCGAGGTGGGGCGGCGCACCATTCCGCTGCTCCTGATCGGAGCGGGGCTGGCGCTGGCGTTCCGCGCGCAGTTCTTCAACATCGGCGCGGAGGGCCAGCTGCTGCTCGGCGCGGTGTTCGCGGCGGGCACGGCGCTGTTCCTGCCCGTTCCGGGCGCGCTGCTCGTCCCGGCCGTGTTCGTGGCGGGCTTCATCGGCGGGGGCCTGTGGGCGCTCGTGGCGGCGGCGCTGCGGCGCGTGAACGTGAACGAGATCCTCTCCACCCTGATGCTCAACTACATCGCCGTGGCGCTCGTCACGTACCTGATCGCCGGGCCGTGGAAGGGCAAGGACGTGCGCGGGTACATCTACACCGACACCTTCCCGCAGGGGGCGTGGCTGCCCACCCTGAGCGGCACGCAGGTGCACTGGCCCACGCTGCTGCTGGGCGTGGCGCTGGCGCTGGGCCTCCAGTGGCTGCTCTCGCGCTCCACCTTCGGGTACGCGCTGCGCGTCGTCGGGGAGAACCCCGGTGCGGCGCACTACGCGGGCCTCAGCAGCGCGCGCGTCGCCACGCTGGTCGCGCTGCTCACCGGGGGGCTGGCGGGGCTGGCCGGCGCAGGCGAGGTGGCGGGCATCCACCACCGCCTCCTGGAGGCCAGTCAGATCAGCCTGGGGTACGGCTTCACTGCCGTGATCGTGGCGTGGCTGGCGCGCGGGAACCCGGCGCTGTGCCTGATCACCGCGCCCCTGATGGCCGTGATCCTGGCGGGCGGCGACCTGCTGAAGATCGACCTGAACCTGCCCTTCCGCGTGGTGGACATCTTCAGCGGCGTGATCCTGCTGTGCCTGATCGCCTCGGAAGTCTTCGTCCGCCACCGCGTCAAGTGGGGCCGCGCGTGA
- a CDS encoding ABC transporter permease yields the protein MDSIVVEALVRALAVGTPLLLACLGAILNERAGVVNLGVEGMMAVGALAAFAVASRSPDASLWAAVGAAMLAGAALSGLHAVATVTLRANQFVSGLALALIGTGAAGLLGKKFEGLPLFNKVQDWTLGSFTISPFTVAALILAGLLAFWLNATRSGLTLRSVGENPAAADVLGVNVGLTRVLAVLGGGALAGLAGAFLALSYRSSWADNMVGGLGWIAVALVIFVGWRPLRAIAGALFFGFLYYLQFRLQGNSNVPTEVFSAMPFILVLVVLALAGLRGQAGDAPAALGRPYVRGER from the coding sequence ATGGATAGCATTGTCGTAGAGGCGCTCGTGCGCGCCCTGGCGGTCGGGACGCCGCTGCTGCTCGCGTGCCTGGGCGCGATCCTCAACGAACGCGCCGGGGTGGTGAACCTGGGCGTGGAGGGCATGATGGCCGTCGGCGCGCTCGCGGCGTTCGCGGTGGCGTCCAGGAGTCCGGACGCGAGCCTGTGGGCGGCGGTCGGCGCGGCCATGCTGGCGGGCGCGGCGCTGTCTGGGCTGCACGCCGTGGCGACCGTCACGCTGCGCGCCAACCAGTTCGTGAGTGGGCTGGCCCTGGCGCTAATCGGCACGGGCGCGGCGGGCCTGCTGGGCAAGAAGTTCGAGGGCCTGCCCCTCTTCAACAAGGTTCAGGACTGGACGCTGGGGAGCTTCACGATCAGTCCGTTCACGGTCGCCGCGCTGATCCTGGCAGGGCTGCTGGCCTTCTGGCTGAACGCCACCCGCTCCGGCCTGACGCTGCGCTCGGTGGGGGAAAACCCGGCGGCGGCGGACGTGCTGGGCGTGAACGTCGGCCTGACCCGCGTGCTGGCCGTGCTGGGCGGCGGCGCGCTGGCCGGGCTGGCGGGCGCGTTCCTGGCGCTCTCGTACCGGTCCTCGTGGGCCGACAACATGGTGGGGGGCCTGGGCTGGATCGCCGTGGCGCTGGTGATCTTCGTCGGGTGGCGGCCCCTGCGGGCCATCGCCGGGGCGCTGTTCTTCGGGTTCCTGTACTACCTGCAGTTCCGCCTCCAGGGCAACAGCAACGTGCCCACCGAGGTGTTCAGCGCCATGCCGTTCATCCTCGTGCTCGTGGTGCTGGCCCTGGCGGGTCTGCGCGGACAGGCCGGGGACGCCCCCGCCGCGCTGGGCCGCCCCTACGTGCGCGGCGAACGCTAG
- a CDS encoding protein-methionine-sulfoxide reductase heme-binding subunit MsrQ, protein MGGLLPAAVLLLDAATGQLGANPIQRATLQTGLLTLALLVLSLACTPLRLLTGWTWPARIRKPLGLLAFGYAALHFLIYLLDHSFDLSLMTEDILKRPFITAGFTALLLLVPLALTSTPRAVKRLGFQRWTRLHQLAYVAVSLGALHYYWGVKKDHTQPLIYAAVIAALFAVRLLKRRPARGAARSRPVSGG, encoded by the coding sequence GTGGGGGGTCTGCTGCCGGCAGCGGTGCTGCTGCTGGACGCTGCGACCGGGCAGCTGGGTGCCAATCCCATCCAGCGGGCCACGCTCCAGACCGGGCTGCTGACGCTGGCGCTGCTGGTGCTGTCGCTGGCCTGCACGCCCCTGCGCCTGCTGACCGGCTGGACGTGGCCCGCCCGCATCCGCAAGCCGCTGGGCCTGCTGGCGTTCGGGTACGCCGCGCTGCACTTCCTGATCTACCTGCTGGACCACTCCTTCGACCTGTCACTGATGACCGAGGACATCCTGAAGCGCCCGTTCATCACGGCCGGGTTCACGGCGCTGCTGCTGCTCGTGCCGCTGGCGCTGACCAGCACGCCCCGCGCGGTCAAGCGGCTGGGCTTCCAGCGCTGGACGCGCCTGCACCAGCTGGCGTACGTGGCGGTCAGCCTGGGCGCGCTGCACTACTACTGGGGCGTGAAGAAGGACCACACCCAGCCGCTGATCTACGCCGCCGTGATCGCCGCGCTGTTCGCCGTGCGCCTGCTGAAACGCCGACCGGCGCGCGGCGCCGCGCGGTCACGGCCGGTCAGCGGCGGCTGA